The Blastomonas fulva genome contains a region encoding:
- a CDS encoding tyrosine-type recombinase/integrase yields the protein MPKGLRHCFGVAAIQSQVPLNMVQRWLGHADMRTTAIYASAVGPEERSIAQRMWRNSALKLADASIDKQPE from the coding sequence ATGCCAAAGGGCTTGCGCCACTGTTTCGGTGTGGCTGCCATACAGTCACAGGTCCCGCTCAATATGGTCCAGCGATGGCTGGGTCATGCAGACATGCGGACAACAGCCATTTATGCTAGCGCAGTGGGGCCTGAAGAGCGCTCGATCGCGCAGCGCATGTGGCGCAATTCAGCGCTCAAGCTTGCTGATGCGTCGATCGACAAGCAGCCTGAATGA